From the genome of Scytonema hofmannii PCC 7110, one region includes:
- a CDS encoding type II toxin-antitoxin system Phd/YefM family antitoxin, producing the protein MTKLEANQAKERFSELLALVEKGQERIVIESEGEIIAAVISYADLKRLETLENARDIADFQSAVAESNGESYSVEEVITHYNELHGTNFTVDNIQND; encoded by the coding sequence ATGACAAAACTGGAAGCAAATCAAGCAAAAGAAAGATTTTCAGAACTCCTTGCTCTTGTGGAAAAAGGACAAGAGCGTATTGTCATTGAGTCAGAAGGAGAAATTATCGCAGCTGTTATCAGCTATGCTGACTTAAAGCGTTTAGAAACTTTGGAAAATGCAAGAGATATTGCTGATTTTCAAAGTGCTGTAGCTGAGAGTAATGGGGAGTCTTACTCAGTGGAAGAAGTTATTACTCATTATAACGAACTTCATGGTACCAATTTTACAGTAGACAATATTCAGAATGACTGA
- a CDS encoding type II toxin-antitoxin system YhaV family toxin — MPKLVSHGWEIYFHPQLFGTQYQELFDRVSNLREKLPEKEFKRHATLKLFAAITTAIETKIPSDPKASHFALTGVLKRYGRVKKMGLPERYRLFFRAFDTPQLKTIVILWLGFPRKEGAKNDCYEVFTKMVARGTFPDNLDELLANSEAVGGADFHFIELSNLESEVTPDERE; from the coding sequence ATGCCTAAGTTGGTCAGTCACGGTTGGGAGATTTATTTTCACCCACAACTATTTGGTACTCAATATCAAGAGTTGTTTGACCGTGTTTCTAATCTGCGAGAAAAACTTCCAGAGAAAGAGTTTAAACGCCATGCAACCTTGAAGCTATTTGCGGCAATTACTACTGCAATTGAAACTAAGATTCCGTCAGACCCTAAGGCATCTCATTTTGCCTTAACGGGGGTATTAAAACGATATGGACGAGTGAAAAAGATGGGTTTGCCTGAAAGATACCGCTTGTTTTTTCGGGCGTTTGATACTCCACAATTAAAAACCATCGTCATTTTGTGGTTGGGGTTTCCTCGTAAAGAGGGTGCCAAAAATGACTGTTACGAGGTTTTTACTAAGATGGTGGCGAGAGGAACATTCCCAGACAATTTGGATGAACTGCTAGCAAATTCTGAGGCTGTCGGAGGTGCTGATTTTCATTTTATCGAACTGTCAAACCTAGAGAGTGAAGTAACGCCAGATGAGCGAGAATAA
- a CDS encoding GNAT family N-acetyltransferase gives MLIEQQIIIKEATASQDFLIADHFYKMWLDLGVPDDEIAPDWMSLTLEFVEQARRDLSYKAFVAEVEGAVVGSASCQLYSGLHPNIIKQQHRKYGYIWGIYVEPSYRRQGIAKRLTSKAVTYLKEISCTQVRLNASPLGKPVYESLGFSSSNAMQLDL, from the coding sequence ATGCTGATTGAACAACAAATCATTATCAAGGAAGCGACTGCATCACAAGACTTTCTCATTGCCGACCATTTTTATAAAATGTGGTTGGATCTGGGGGTTCCGGATGATGAAATCGCTCCCGATTGGATGAGTCTTACCCTTGAGTTTGTAGAACAAGCCCGTCGGGATTTATCTTATAAAGCTTTTGTGGCAGAAGTTGAAGGTGCAGTTGTTGGTTCTGCCAGTTGTCAACTCTATAGCGGTCTCCACCCAAATATTATCAAGCAACAACACCGCAAATACGGATATATTTGGGGCATTTATGTTGAACCTTCATATCGCAGACAAGGAATTGCCAAGCGACTGACAAGTAAAGCGGTAACCTATTTGAAAGAGATTAGTTGTACGCAGGTACGTCTCAACGCCTCTCCATTAGGAAAACCAGTTTATGAGAGTCTTGGTTTTTCCAGCAGTAATGCCATGCAATTAGACTTGTAA